A single genomic interval of Saccharospirillum mangrovi harbors:
- a CDS encoding AAA family ATPase translates to MSGFESSDRYIASDELRLAVNAAITLERPLLVKGEPGTGKTMLAEEIAAGLGMPLVQWHIKSTTRAQQGLYEYDAVSRLRDSQLGDDRVHDIRHYIKPGKLWEAFTGEQRAVLLIDEIDKADIEFPNDLLVELDRMEFHVYETGETIKATQRPVVIITSNNEKELPDAFLRRCFFHYIQFPDAETLKAIVEVHFPNIEAELMHDALEVFFEVRDVPGLKKRPSTSELIDWLKLLVSDRLAAQALKGGDIREALPPLYGALLKNEADVHMLERLAFMSRR, encoded by the coding sequence ATGTCCGGTTTTGAAAGTTCCGACCGTTACATCGCCAGCGATGAGTTACGCCTCGCGGTAAACGCGGCCATCACATTGGAACGCCCGCTGTTAGTGAAAGGCGAACCCGGCACCGGCAAGACGATGCTGGCCGAAGAAATCGCCGCTGGTTTGGGCATGCCGCTGGTGCAATGGCATATTAAATCGACCACGCGCGCGCAGCAGGGTTTGTACGAATACGATGCGGTGTCGCGCTTGCGCGACAGCCAGTTGGGCGATGACCGGGTGCACGATATTCGTCACTACATTAAGCCGGGCAAACTTTGGGAAGCCTTTACCGGCGAGCAGCGCGCGGTGTTGTTGATCGACGAAATCGATAAAGCCGACATCGAATTTCCCAACGATCTTTTAGTCGAACTCGACCGCATGGAATTCCATGTCTATGAAACCGGCGAGACGATTAAAGCGACTCAACGGCCGGTGGTAATCATCACCTCGAATAACGAAAAAGAACTGCCGGATGCGTTTCTGCGGCGCTGCTTTTTCCATTACATCCAATTCCCCGATGCCGAAACATTGAAGGCGATTGTTGAAGTGCATTTCCCCAACATCGAAGCGGAATTGATGCACGATGCGCTGGAAGTCTTTTTCGAGGTGCGTGACGTTCCAGGTTTGAAAAAACGGCCCTCGACTTCGGAATTGATCGATTGGCTGAAACTTCTGGTCAGTGATCGTCTGGCGGCGCAGGCGTTAAAAGGCGGTGATATTCGCGAAGCCTTGCCGCCACTTTATGGCGCGCTGCTGAAAAACGAAGCCGATGTGCACATGCTTGAGCGGTTGGCGTTTATGAGTCGGCGTTAG
- a CDS encoding vWA domain-containing protein, with translation MLIRFFSTLRQHGLKVTPKELLVLIEAMQANLAGFDLDDFYQLARLTLIKDETQYDRFDRAFTHFAEGLEALPNPFGDEVPDDWLRLELQRQFSAEERAAIEAMGGIEALMQALEERLNEQRERHQGGNRWIGTGGSSPFGHGGYNPEGVRVGGAGGQRGAVKLWQQRQYKNLDDSVELGTRNLKMALRKLRRFARTGAQQELALDDTIRSTARNAGLLDIKLRAERHNAVKVLLFVDIGGSMDEHVQVCEALFSACRSEFKQLKHFYFHNFIYDHVWTDNKLNRQAVTSLDEILRTYGPDYKVIFVGDAAMAPYEIAAAYGSIDFMNVEPGEASFGRLAQHFQRLVWLNPFPERFWGHTQSIGMVRELCAERMFPLSVNGLDAAIASLQGRR, from the coding sequence ATGCTGATCCGTTTCTTCTCCACGCTGCGCCAACACGGGCTCAAGGTCACGCCGAAAGAATTGCTGGTGTTGATTGAAGCCATGCAAGCCAACCTGGCGGGCTTTGATCTGGACGATTTTTATCAACTGGCGCGGCTGACGTTGATCAAAGACGAAACCCAATACGATCGCTTCGACCGCGCCTTTACGCATTTCGCCGAAGGCCTGGAGGCGTTGCCGAATCCGTTTGGCGATGAGGTGCCGGACGATTGGTTGCGGCTGGAATTGCAGCGGCAATTCAGCGCCGAGGAACGCGCAGCGATTGAAGCAATGGGTGGCATTGAGGCTTTGATGCAGGCGTTGGAAGAACGCCTGAACGAACAGCGCGAACGGCACCAGGGCGGCAACCGTTGGATTGGTACTGGCGGTTCCAGCCCGTTCGGCCATGGCGGTTATAACCCGGAAGGCGTGCGTGTTGGCGGTGCTGGCGGGCAGCGCGGGGCGGTGAAACTGTGGCAGCAGCGGCAGTACAAAAATCTCGATGACAGCGTTGAACTGGGCACGCGCAATTTGAAAATGGCGCTGCGTAAATTGCGACGTTTTGCGCGCACCGGCGCGCAGCAGGAATTGGCGCTGGACGACACCATTCGTTCAACGGCGCGCAACGCCGGTCTGCTTGACATCAAATTGCGCGCCGAACGCCACAACGCCGTGAAGGTGTTGTTGTTTGTCGATATTGGCGGATCGATGGACGAGCACGTGCAGGTGTGTGAAGCCTTATTCAGTGCTTGCCGTTCTGAATTCAAACAACTGAAGCATTTTTATTTTCACAATTTTATTTACGACCATGTCTGGACTGATAACAAACTGAACCGTCAGGCCGTGACATCGTTGGATGAGATTCTGCGTACCTACGGACCGGACTACAAAGTCATCTTCGTTGGTGATGCGGCCATGGCGCCATACGAAATTGCCGCCGCTTACGGCAGCATCGACTTTATGAATGTGGAACCGGGCGAGGCCAGTTTTGGTCGGCTGGCGCAGCACTTTCAACGGCTGGTGTGGCTGAATCCGTTTCCGGAACGGTTTTGGGGCCACACTCAAAGCATTGGCATGGTGCGTGAGTTGTGCGCCGAGCGGATGTTTCCGCTCAGCGTTAATGGATTAGACGCAGCCATTGCCAGTCTGCAAGGGCGGCGCTGA
- the rutF gene encoding NADH-dependent FMN reductase RutF → MNAPAAAATEITPELNSQSYRDAMSGLAAAVNIVTTDGPGGRAGFTATAVCSVSDQPPTLLVCLNRSASAFPMFDANQALCVNTLTADQMALSNLFGGKTDMDERFAAAAWQLGDSGAPILENALVSFDCRIVKRVSLGTHDTLFCEVLSVTAPSSKDGLVYFDRGYAGLNRL, encoded by the coding sequence ATGAACGCGCCTGCCGCTGCTGCGACTGAAATAACACCCGAGCTGAACTCTCAAAGCTACCGCGATGCTATGTCGGGTCTGGCCGCAGCGGTGAACATCGTCACCACCGATGGCCCCGGCGGGCGCGCTGGCTTCACCGCCACCGCCGTGTGCAGCGTCAGCGACCAGCCACCAACCTTGTTGGTGTGTCTGAATCGCAGCGCCTCGGCGTTCCCTATGTTCGACGCCAACCAGGCGTTGTGCGTCAACACCCTGACTGCCGATCAGATGGCGTTATCGAATCTGTTTGGCGGTAAAACCGACATGGACGAACGCTTTGCAGCGGCCGCCTGGCAACTGGGCGACAGCGGTGCGCCGATACTGGAAAACGCCTTGGTGAGTTTTGACTGCCGCATCGTCAAACGCGTCAGCCTGGGCACGCACGACACGCTGTTTTGCGAAGTGTTGTCGGTAACCGCACCGAGCAGCAAAGACGGCCTGGTGTATTTCGATCGCGGTTACGCGGGTTTGAACAGGCTGTAA
- a CDS encoding malonic semialdehyde reductase, whose amino-acid sequence MSSSIDSAALKQLFTEARTYSYWQDKPIADSVLKELYELTKFGPTSANCSPARFIFVRTPEGKERLKPAMSAGNMEKTMKAPVTVIAAYDNQFYEHLPTLFPHTDARSWFTGNEAFAQQTALRNGSLQAAYLIMAARSLGLDAGPMSGFDAAKVKAEFLDGRDWTVNFLINLGYGQPEKLHDRLPRLSIDDVCDFC is encoded by the coding sequence ATGTCCAGCTCCATCGATTCCGCTGCCCTGAAACAACTGTTCACCGAAGCGCGCACCTACAGCTACTGGCAAGACAAACCCATTGCCGACAGCGTGCTGAAAGAACTCTACGAATTGACCAAGTTCGGCCCGACCTCGGCCAACTGTAGCCCGGCGCGGTTTATTTTCGTGCGCACGCCCGAAGGCAAAGAGCGCCTGAAGCCGGCAATGTCGGCGGGCAATATGGAAAAAACCATGAAAGCGCCGGTCACCGTGATCGCCGCTTACGACAACCAGTTCTACGAGCATCTGCCGACGTTGTTTCCGCACACCGACGCCCGTTCCTGGTTCACCGGCAACGAAGCCTTCGCCCAACAAACCGCACTGCGTAACGGCTCGCTGCAAGCGGCCTATCTGATTATGGCAGCGCGCTCGCTGGGTCTGGATGCCGGCCCGATGTCCGGTTTCGATGCCGCCAAAGTCAAAGCCGAATTTCTTGATGGCCGCGACTGGACCGTGAATTTCCTGATCAACCTCGGCTACGGCCAACCGGAAAAACTGCACGATCGCCTGCCGCGTCTGAGCATCGACGACGTCTGCGATTTCTGCTGA
- the rutD gene encoding pyrimidine utilization protein D, producing the protein MHVEVVGQLNAEHTVVLSSGLGGSARFWQPQLAALTPHYRVVLYDQLGTGRSPADLPAGYRIADMAQELFEALDAVGVDDCHLIGHALGGHIGLTMALQQPQRLRSLVIINGWHQLSPHTQRCFSVRRQLLDHIGPAAYVEAQALFLYPPTWIHQHAAELAGEDQQVLSHFPPPDNLRRRLEAVQGFAMSDAELAQIEAPTLLIANRDDLLVPWTCSQQLEQRLPRARLAMLEFGGHASSVTQAEQTNTLLVEHLTRFSVLPFNVT; encoded by the coding sequence ATGCACGTGGAAGTGGTCGGTCAGTTAAACGCAGAACACACCGTGGTGCTCAGCTCCGGTCTCGGTGGTTCGGCGCGTTTTTGGCAACCGCAGTTGGCTGCGCTGACGCCGCATTATCGCGTGGTGTTGTACGACCAGTTAGGCACCGGCCGCAGCCCGGCAGACTTGCCGGCCGGCTACCGCATCGCCGACATGGCGCAGGAGTTGTTCGAAGCGTTAGATGCCGTAGGCGTTGATGATTGCCATCTGATCGGCCACGCCCTGGGCGGCCACATCGGTCTGACCATGGCGTTGCAGCAACCGCAGCGCCTGCGCTCGTTGGTGATTATCAACGGCTGGCACCAACTCAGCCCGCACACCCAGCGTTGTTTTTCGGTGCGCCGGCAATTGCTCGATCACATTGGCCCGGCGGCCTACGTGGAAGCCCAGGCGCTGTTTTTGTATCCACCAACCTGGATACACCAGCACGCCGCCGAACTGGCCGGGGAAGACCAGCAGGTGTTGTCGCATTTCCCGCCGCCCGACAATCTGCGTCGTCGCCTGGAGGCGGTACAGGGTTTTGCGATGAGCGACGCCGAGCTGGCGCAGATCGAAGCGCCGACGCTGTTAATCGCCAATCGCGACGACCTGCTGGTGCCCTGGACCTGCTCGCAACAACTGGAACAACGGCTGCCGCGTGCCCGCCTGGCAATGCTCGAATTCGGCGGCCATGCCAGCAGCGTTACCCAGGCGGAACAAACCAACACCTTGCTTGTTGAACATTTGACCCGATTTTCCGTGCTTCCGTTTAACGTTACCTAA
- the rutC gene encoding pyrimidine utilization protein C, with product MPKKAVIPAGTGVPIAPFVPGTVANNVLYVSGTLPFDKDNNVVHVGDAEAQTRHVLTTIKGVVETAGGTMDDVVFNMIFVKDWADYGAVNKVYAEFFAGEKPARYCIQCGLVKPEALVEIASIAHL from the coding sequence ATGCCTAAGAAAGCTGTGATTCCCGCCGGTACCGGCGTCCCCATCGCGCCCTTTGTTCCCGGCACCGTGGCCAACAACGTGCTGTATGTATCCGGCACCTTGCCGTTCGACAAAGACAACAACGTCGTTCACGTCGGCGATGCCGAAGCCCAGACCCGCCATGTGCTGACCACCATCAAAGGCGTGGTGGAAACCGCCGGCGGCACCATGGACGACGTCGTCTTCAACATGATTTTCGTTAAAGACTGGGCCGACTACGGCGCCGTCAACAAGGTGTACGCGGAATTCTTCGCGGGTGAAAAACCGGCGCGCTACTGCATTCAGTGCGGCCTGGTGAAACCCGAGGCGCTGGTCGAAATCGCCAGCATCGCGCACCTGTAA
- the rutB gene encoding pyrimidine utilization protein B, which yields MSIDANVSGYALSSSGEDAITLVAKPEPIQLKASETAVIVIDMQNAYASKDGYLDRAGFDVSHTGPVIANINKVLKTARSAGMPVVFFQNGWDPEYREAGGPGSPNWYKSNALKTMRRQPELAGTLLSRGGWDYQLVDALKPEPSDLVLGKTRYSGFYNTPLDSLLRARGIRNLVFTGIATNVCVESTLRDGFFLEYFGVVLADATHQAGPDSIQAASLYNIETFFGWVSDVTTFCDTFATESTQPATAATV from the coding sequence ATGAGCATCGACGCCAACGTCAGCGGCTATGCGTTAAGCAGCAGCGGCGAAGACGCCATCACGCTCGTCGCCAAGCCGGAGCCGATTCAACTGAAGGCGAGCGAAACGGCAGTCATCGTCATCGACATGCAGAACGCCTACGCCAGCAAAGACGGCTATCTCGACCGCGCCGGTTTTGATGTGTCACACACCGGCCCGGTGATCGCCAACATCAACAAGGTGCTGAAAACCGCACGCAGCGCGGGCATGCCAGTGGTGTTTTTCCAGAACGGCTGGGACCCGGAATACCGCGAAGCCGGCGGCCCCGGCTCGCCCAACTGGTACAAATCGAACGCGCTGAAAACCATGCGTCGCCAACCGGAACTGGCGGGCACTTTGTTGTCGCGCGGCGGTTGGGATTACCAACTGGTGGATGCACTGAAACCCGAACCGAGCGATCTGGTGCTGGGCAAAACCCGTTACAGCGGTTTCTACAACACCCCGCTGGATTCTCTGCTGCGCGCGCGTGGCATTCGCAATCTGGTGTTCACCGGCATCGCCACCAACGTCTGTGTGGAATCGACGCTGCGCGACGGTTTCTTCCTGGAATATTTTGGCGTGGTGCTGGCCGACGCTACGCACCAGGCCGGGCCGGATTCGATCCAGGCGGCCTCGCTGTACAACATCGAAACCTTCTTTGGCTGGGTGTCGGACGTAACAACCTTCTGCGACACCTTTGCCACCGAATCCACCCAACCGGCGACTGCCGCCACTGTCTGA
- the rutA gene encoding pyrimidine utilization protein A codes for MKVGVFIPIGNNGWLISKNAPQYMPSFELNKTITQRAEHYGFDFALSMIKLRGFGGETEFWDHNLESFTLMAGLAAVTSKIQLFATAATLTVPPAIAARMASTIDSISNGRFGINLVTGWQKPEYSQMGLWPGDEFFAYRYDYLTEYAEILTELWQTGRSDLKGDYFQMDDCRVSPKPKGPLQIICAGQSDAGLAFTAKYANYAFCFGKGVNTPTAFAPTAERLLKATEETGRDVKACPLFMIIADETDEAARAKWEFYKEGVDEEAVAWLGVQGAADTKSKGDTNVRQMADPTSAVNINMGTLVGSFETVAAMLDEIAEVPGTEGVMLTFDDFVKGVELFGQRIQPLMKCREHIDVAAEATA; via the coding sequence ATGAAAGTGGGTGTATTCATTCCCATCGGCAACAACGGCTGGCTGATTTCCAAAAACGCGCCGCAATACATGCCGAGCTTCGAACTGAACAAAACCATCACCCAGCGCGCCGAGCACTACGGTTTCGATTTCGCGCTGTCGATGATCAAGCTGCGCGGCTTTGGCGGTGAAACCGAGTTCTGGGACCACAACCTGGAATCCTTCACGCTGATGGCCGGCCTCGCCGCTGTGACCAGCAAGATTCAACTGTTTGCCACCGCTGCCACTTTAACGGTGCCGCCGGCCATTGCCGCGCGCATGGCCTCGACCATCGATTCCATTTCCAACGGCCGCTTCGGCATTAATCTGGTGACCGGCTGGCAGAAACCTGAATACTCGCAAATGGGCTTGTGGCCGGGCGACGAATTCTTCGCCTACCGCTACGACTACTTAACCGAGTACGCCGAAATTCTCACCGAACTGTGGCAGACCGGCCGCAGCGACCTGAAAGGCGATTACTTCCAGATGGACGATTGCCGCGTCAGCCCGAAACCCAAAGGCCCGCTGCAAATCATCTGCGCCGGCCAGAGTGACGCCGGCCTCGCCTTCACCGCCAAATACGCCAATTACGCCTTCTGTTTCGGTAAAGGCGTAAACACCCCGACGGCCTTCGCACCCACCGCCGAGCGCCTGCTCAAAGCCACCGAAGAAACCGGCCGCGACGTTAAAGCCTGCCCGCTGTTTATGATCATCGCCGACGAAACCGACGAAGCCGCACGCGCCAAGTGGGAGTTCTATAAAGAAGGCGTCGATGAAGAAGCCGTCGCCTGGCTCGGCGTTCAGGGCGCGGCCGACACCAAATCCAAAGGCGACACCAACGTACGCCAGATGGCCGACCCGACGTCGGCGGTGAACATCAACATGGGCACGCTGGTCGGCTCTTTTGAGACCGTCGCTGCCATGCTCGATGAAATTGCCGAGGTGCCCGGTACCGAAGGCGTGATGCTGACGTTCGACGATTTTGTTAAAGGAGTCGAACTGTTCGGCCAGCGCATTCAACCGTTGATGAAGTGCCGCGAACACATCGACGTCGCAGCGGAGGCCACGGCATGA
- the rutR gene encoding HTH-type transcriptional regulator RutR, whose translation MNDKTRLASAEVANRSKRTPTPASLKRRQRNQEKKRAAILEASLRTFSQFGLHGASLDQIAAEADVSKTNLLYYFPTKEALYVQVMRELLSLWLMPLSGFNEDQNPLEALREYIRIKLEFSRDNPAESRLFCMEILQGAPLLLAELQQPLHDRVQAKVAVIQSWIDSGKLKPIDPYHLIFSIWATTQHYADFRVQIEAVAGRTLDDPDFFADTLRNLQALLVDSLKP comes from the coding sequence TTGAACGACAAAACCCGCTTGGCGTCGGCCGAAGTTGCCAACCGCTCCAAGCGCACCCCGACCCCGGCGTCGCTGAAGCGTCGTCAACGCAATCAGGAAAAGAAACGCGCGGCGATTCTGGAAGCCTCGTTACGCACCTTTTCGCAGTTCGGTCTGCACGGTGCCAGCCTCGATCAAATCGCGGCGGAAGCGGACGTCTCCAAAACCAATTTGCTGTATTACTTTCCCACCAAAGAAGCGCTTTATGTGCAGGTGATGCGCGAATTACTCAGCCTGTGGCTGATGCCGTTGAGCGGTTTTAATGAAGATCAGAATCCGCTCGAAGCGCTGCGCGAATACATTCGCATCAAGCTGGAATTTTCCCGCGATAACCCGGCCGAATCGCGCCTGTTCTGCATGGAAATTCTGCAAGGCGCGCCGCTGTTGCTGGCCGAGTTGCAGCAGCCGTTGCACGACCGGGTGCAAGCGAAAGTCGCGGTAATTCAAAGCTGGATCGACAGCGGCAAACTCAAACCCATCGATCCGTATCATCTGATTTTTTCCATCTGGGCGACGACGCAGCACTACGCCGATTTTCGTGTGCAGATTGAAGCCGTGGCCGGCCGCACGCTCGACGATCCGGATTTCTTCGCCGACACCCTGCGCAATTTGCAGGCGCTGTTGGTCGACAGTCTGAAGCCGTGA
- a CDS encoding DMT family transporter, whose protein sequence is MSLAGFLLVFCAALCHAFWNFLLKRINGDASLTWLFSALTVVIYLPLAIYFAWDWRGWGWLEIGFIVGSAVIHIGYFLLLQQGYRVGDLSVVYPTARATGPLISTVLAVLLFGEHLNHWMAAGIALILIGVLNLSRKPGSASRPTMASMGFGVLVGLLIGTYTLWDAHAVAALMIPPLLLDYGSNIVRSVLLTPLAIKRWPTVKLVWQQHRWKVLGIALFSPLAYILVLTAMTFTPLVYVAPTREISVLFSVLLGSLLLDEGYLRHRLKWALVMLFGVVILL, encoded by the coding sequence ATGTCCCTCGCTGGATTTTTACTCGTCTTCTGCGCGGCGCTGTGCCACGCCTTCTGGAATTTTCTGCTCAAACGCATCAACGGTGATGCCAGCCTGACCTGGCTGTTTTCGGCGCTGACGGTGGTGATTTATTTGCCGCTGGCGATTTATTTCGCCTGGGACTGGCGCGGCTGGGGTTGGCTAGAAATCGGTTTTATTGTCGGCAGTGCGGTAATTCACATCGGTTATTTTCTGTTGTTGCAACAGGGATACCGGGTCGGCGATTTGTCGGTCGTTTATCCCACCGCCCGCGCTACCGGCCCGCTGATTTCCACCGTCCTCGCGGTGCTGTTGTTTGGTGAACATCTGAACCACTGGATGGCGGCGGGTATCGCGCTCATTTTGATTGGCGTGCTGAATTTGAGTCGCAAACCCGGCAGCGCTTCGCGCCCGACAATGGCGTCAATGGGCTTTGGCGTGTTGGTGGGTTTGTTGATCGGCACTTACACCCTGTGGGATGCCCACGCAGTAGCGGCCTTGATGATTCCGCCGTTGCTGCTCGATTACGGTTCCAACATCGTGCGCTCTGTGTTGTTGACGCCCTTGGCGATTAAGCGTTGGCCGACGGTGAAACTGGTGTGGCAACAACATCGCTGGAAAGTGTTGGGCATCGCCTTGTTCAGTCCTTTGGCCTACATCCTGGTGCTGACCGCCATGACATTCACGCCGCTGGTGTACGTCGCTCCCACGCGTGAAATCAGCGTGTTGTTCAGTGTCTTGCTCGGCTCATTGTTGTTGGACGAAGGCTATTTGCGCCATCGGCTGAAGTGGGCGCTGGTGATGCTGTTTGGCGTTGTTATCTTGTTGTAA
- a CDS encoding phospholipase A — translation MRNRLGWALAAGLLALVPSVMAENIPAEPTDSEKQASEETERLTAYEACLIRLTQSASNILSAGNVRNFCAREVRQQGLPAGTRETPLQERREMERLVLNNPFSLLPHRPNYLMPLNYSDFRDDSYLAPGEGDLQPVEIQFQLSLKVIVVDGLIGRHGNLAFAYTGKSFWQAYNFDLSSPFRETNHEPELIVTFENDTQFLGFRNVSNSVGLNHESNGRSGEDSRSWNRVVFQTQWERERMHVALRPWLRIPAPEERYEGDPLGDDNPDILEYLGHFDLTVGYVGEYNSFWLTGRNNLDLDHNRGAIDAGWTFPLSDHVRGRVHYFDGFGESLIDYNKRSRTIGLGFQFSGWL, via the coding sequence ATGCGAAACCGCCTCGGCTGGGCGTTAGCAGCGGGGTTATTGGCGTTAGTACCGTCGGTTATGGCGGAAAACATTCCGGCTGAGCCGACCGACTCCGAAAAGCAGGCGAGCGAGGAAACCGAACGCCTGACCGCCTACGAAGCCTGTTTGATCCGGTTGACGCAAAGCGCGTCCAATATTCTCAGCGCCGGTAACGTGCGTAACTTTTGCGCGCGTGAAGTGCGTCAGCAGGGTTTGCCAGCGGGAACCCGCGAAACGCCATTGCAGGAACGCCGCGAAATGGAGCGGCTGGTGTTGAACAATCCGTTCAGTTTGTTGCCGCACCGACCCAACTATTTAATGCCGCTGAATTATTCCGATTTCCGTGACGATTCGTACCTGGCACCGGGCGAAGGCGATTTGCAGCCGGTCGAAATTCAGTTCCAGTTGAGCCTGAAAGTGATTGTGGTCGATGGCTTGATCGGCCGTCACGGCAACCTCGCCTTTGCCTACACCGGCAAGTCGTTCTGGCAGGCGTATAACTTCGATCTGTCGTCGCCGTTTAGGGAAACCAATCACGAGCCGGAATTGATTGTGACCTTCGAAAACGACACGCAATTTCTGGGCTTTCGCAACGTGTCGAATTCAGTCGGTTTGAATCACGAATCCAACGGCCGCAGCGGTGAAGATTCGCGCAGTTGGAATCGGGTGGTGTTTCAGACGCAGTGGGAGCGCGAGCGTATGCACGTGGCGTTGCGCCCCTGGTTGCGCATTCCGGCACCGGAAGAACGCTACGAAGGCGACCCGTTAGGCGACGATAACCCGGACATTCTGGAGTACCTCGGCCATTTTGATCTGACGGTGGGTTACGTCGGCGAATACAACAGCTTCTGGCTGACCGGGCGCAACAACCTCGATCTCGATCACAACCGTGGTGCCATCGACGCCGGTTGGACCTTTCCGCTGTCCGACCACGTGCGTGGCCGGGTGCATTATTTCGATGGCTTCGGCGAAAGCCTGATCGATTACAACAAGCGCTCACGCACGATCGGTCTTGGCTTCCAATTCAGCGGCTGGCTGTAA
- the pepQ gene encoding Xaa-Pro dipeptidase: MTDLYRAHLDTLMHRYQATLERCGFDAVVVSAGVAEKVRDDDHAYPYHAGAFAQQWLPEAITPGTCLVIRPGEKPQLFWPAQADFWHITPTAPSGDWTKHWQLHAADHNDWLATLPGRLAWVGPTLPALQNTTATVEINPAKLRSDLAFDRACKTDFEVEQLWLASVKAVPGHHAARDAFLAGASEAEIYAAFLGASQQLESQEPYPGIIALNEGAATLHYERRQFTRPTQHRSLLIDAGAQVGGYASDITRTHGQGSALFDELLAAMEGFEQQLCAAVRPGVPMAELHQQAVVGVAGILKDLDLCRLNVEEQLQRQVPQAFFPHGLGHLLGLQVHDAGGHQQDRAGTLAPSSTAPFLRLTRTLQPGMVLTIEPGLYLIPMLLDRLRAEQGAAAGLNESAIAELQPWGGVRIEDNVVVTESGMRNLTREAFAAA, encoded by the coding sequence ATGACCGATCTGTATCGCGCCCACCTCGACACCTTAATGCACCGCTATCAGGCCACTCTCGAACGCTGCGGTTTCGACGCCGTTGTGGTCAGCGCCGGTGTCGCCGAAAAGGTGCGCGATGACGATCACGCCTACCCCTATCACGCCGGTGCGTTCGCTCAGCAATGGCTGCCCGAGGCGATCACGCCCGGCACGTGTCTGGTCATTCGTCCGGGTGAAAAACCGCAACTGTTCTGGCCGGCGCAGGCGGACTTCTGGCACATCACGCCGACGGCACCCAGCGGCGACTGGACCAAACACTGGCAATTGCACGCCGCCGATCACAACGACTGGCTGGCAACGCTGCCCGGCCGCCTCGCCTGGGTCGGGCCGACACTGCCCGCGCTGCAAAACACAACCGCGACAGTTGAGATTAACCCGGCCAAGCTGCGCTCAGACCTGGCGTTTGACCGTGCCTGCAAGACCGATTTCGAAGTCGAACAACTGTGGCTTGCCAGTGTGAAAGCCGTACCCGGCCACCACGCCGCTCGCGATGCCTTTTTAGCCGGCGCCAGCGAAGCCGAGATCTACGCCGCCTTTCTCGGTGCCAGCCAGCAACTGGAAAGCCAGGAGCCATACCCCGGCATCATCGCGCTGAACGAAGGCGCGGCGACCTTGCATTACGAGCGTCGCCAGTTCACCAGACCGACTCAGCACCGCAGCCTGTTGATCGACGCCGGCGCGCAGGTGGGCGGTTACGCCAGCGACATCACCCGAACCCACGGCCAGGGCTCGGCCCTGTTCGATGAATTGCTGGCGGCAATGGAAGGCTTCGAGCAACAACTGTGCGCTGCGGTGCGCCCGGGCGTGCCGATGGCCGAACTGCATCAGCAGGCCGTGGTTGGCGTCGCGGGCATTCTGAAAGACTTGGATTTGTGTCGTCTTAACGTTGAAGAACAACTTCAGCGCCAGGTTCCGCAGGCGTTTTTCCCACACGGCCTGGGCCATTTACTCGGCTTGCAGGTGCACGACGCCGGCGGCCATCAACAGGATCGCGCCGGCACGCTGGCGCCGAGCAGCACCGCGCCGTTTTTGCGACTGACGCGCACGCTCCAGCCGGGCATGGTGCTGACCATCGAACCGGGGTTGTACCTCATTCCGATGCTGCTGGATCGACTGCGCGCAGAGCAGGGCGCAGCGGCGGGCCTGAACGAAAGCGCCATCGCCGAGCTGCAACCCTGGGGCGGCGTGCGCATTGAAGACAACGTGGTCGTCACTGAAAGCGGTATGCGCAACCTGACGCGCGAAGCCTTCGCTGCGGCCTGA